A region of Catenibacterium mitsuokai DNA encodes the following proteins:
- a CDS encoding oxidoreductase, producing MKEFSHLFSPIKVGETVIKNRVFMPPISTNLADKGYVTDALVAHYAARAKGGVGLIVTEVTTVEPTYIYLPGDMSIHDDSFIPGWKKLTEAVHQYDCKILPQLFHPAYMAFPIPGTPRLIAPSNVGPYYAKEAPRSVTKEELKVIIKQFGEAALRVKTAGADGVEIHAAHAHGLLGGFLSPLYNKRTDEYGGDISCRLRLTLEVIEEVRKMCGKDFIIDVRISGDEYTDGGLNINDMIYVSKKLEAAGVDMLHVSGGTTIARGSSIPAPGTKMGSHALLSEEIKKHVSIPVATVGRITEPWIADELIANDKADICMMGRANLCDAEFVNKAMNGHVEDIRPCIGCLRCLTGIMFGKRVSCTINPSLEIENEDTITEAENKKNILVIGSGPAGMEAAFVAHKRGHHVVLCEKDDKLGGEMNLAAVPIAKQDLTLVIKYMAHKLEGVDVRLNTEVTLDMLQNEFKDYEVIAGTGASPIVINPFTQFKSWMTADDVLAGKQFPGRKIVIIGGGSVGCETADYLAPLINDLFPRNRDVTVLEMANGVMMNESGPGRSLLVRRMMEKGIKIITSAKVESVTETEINYTLEGVTHTIKDADTLIFAAGYKKNPAVEEMLKESGLNYHMIGDAHEIGNIKTAITEAYNLTKDL from the coding sequence ATGAAGGAATTTTCACATTTATTTTCACCTATTAAAGTTGGTGAAACAGTTATAAAAAACAGAGTTTTTATGCCTCCTATCAGTACAAACTTAGCTGATAAGGGTTATGTTACTGATGCATTAGTGGCTCATTATGCAGCTCGTGCAAAGGGTGGTGTTGGATTAATCGTTACTGAAGTAACTACAGTCGAACCAACATATATCTATTTACCTGGAGATATGTCTATTCATGATGATAGCTTTATTCCTGGATGGAAAAAATTAACTGAAGCAGTACATCAGTATGATTGTAAGATTCTACCACAGTTATTCCACCCAGCTTATATGGCTTTCCCAATTCCTGGTACACCAAGATTAATTGCACCAAGTAATGTAGGACCATATTATGCAAAAGAAGCACCACGTTCAGTCACTAAAGAAGAATTAAAGGTTATTATTAAACAGTTTGGTGAAGCAGCTTTAAGAGTTAAAACTGCAGGTGCTGACGGTGTTGAAATCCATGCAGCTCATGCTCATGGTTTATTAGGTGGTTTCTTATCTCCTTTATATAATAAGAGAACAGATGAATACGGAGGAGATATCTCTTGTAGATTAAGACTTACTTTAGAAGTTATTGAAGAAGTACGTAAAATGTGTGGTAAGGACTTTATTATTGATGTACGTATTTCTGGTGATGAATATACTGATGGTGGTTTAAACATCAATGATATGATTTATGTATCTAAAAAATTAGAAGCAGCAGGTGTAGATATGCTTCATGTTTCTGGTGGTACAACTATCGCAAGAGGAAGTTCTATTCCAGCACCAGGGACTAAGATGGGTTCACATGCATTATTAAGTGAAGAAATTAAGAAGCATGTATCTATTCCAGTGGCAACAGTTGGACGTATTACTGAACCTTGGATTGCAGATGAACTCATTGCGAATGATAAAGCAGATATCTGTATGATGGGACGTGCTAACTTATGTGATGCAGAATTCGTTAATAAAGCAATGAATGGTCATGTAGAAGATATTAGACCATGTATTGGATGCTTACGCTGCTTAACAGGTATTATGTTTGGTAAACGTGTATCTTGTACAATCAATCCTTCATTAGAAATTGAAAACGAAGATACGATTACAGAAGCAGAAAACAAGAAGAATATTCTTGTGATTGGTAGTGGGCCAGCAGGTATGGAAGCAGCATTTGTAGCTCATAAGAGAGGTCATCATGTTGTATTATGCGAAAAGGATGATAAGTTAGGTGGAGAAATGAACTTAGCTGCAGTACCTATCGCAAAACAGGATCTAACATTAGTTATCAAGTATATGGCTCATAAACTTGAAGGTGTTGATGTAAGATTAAATACAGAAGTGACTTTAGATATGTTACAGAATGAATTCAAGGATTATGAAGTCATTGCAGGTACTGGTGCTTCTCCAATCGTTATTAATCCATTTACTCAGTTCAAATCATGGATGACTGCAGATGATGTATTAGCTGGTAAACAGTTCCCAGGTCGTAAGATCGTTATTATTGGTGGTGGATCAGTAGGTTGTGAAACAGCTGATTACTTAGCACCATTAATCAATGACTTATTCCCTAGAAATAGAGATGTCACAGTACTTGAAATGGCCAATGGTGTCATGATGAATGAATCTGGACCGGGCAGAAGCTTACTTGTAAGAAGAATGATGGAAAAAGGTATCAAGATTATTACAAGTGCTAAGGTAGAATCAGTAACTGAAACTGAAATCAACTATACACTTGAAGGCGTGACTCATACAATCAAGGATGCAGATACACTTATCTTTGCAGCAGGTTATAAGAAGAACCCAGCTGTAGAAGAAATGTTGAAGGAAAGTGGTCTTAACTACCATATGATTGGTGATGCCCATGAAATTGGTAATATCAAGACAGCTATTACTGAAGCATATAATCTAACTAAAGACTTATAA
- a CDS encoding TetR/AcrR family transcriptional regulator — MKKEAKKKLYESTVELLKESDYEDLTVGKICQNACLSRQSFYLYYHSKDEILKEIYFNLFKYTYLDKIENKQYIESDDFIMKVIDVYEAHATIFITLDKWYYQDFLSQEKQRFLEEVSLREFDNPFIEKYFKYFMISFLTPLLYIMMGWLNGDKKESKQELQTIIKTFVYHK, encoded by the coding sequence ATGAAAAAAGAAGCGAAGAAGAAACTTTATGAAAGCACTGTGGAATTATTGAAGGAGAGTGATTATGAAGATCTCACAGTAGGAAAGATATGTCAAAATGCCTGTCTTTCTAGACAATCATTTTATCTTTATTATCATTCCAAAGATGAGATATTAAAAGAAATCTATTTTAATCTATTTAAGTATACTTATCTAGATAAAATAGAAAACAAGCAGTATATAGAGTCTGATGATTTTATTATGAAAGTAATTGATGTCTATGAAGCGCATGCAACTATCTTCATTACATTAGATAAGTGGTACTACCAGGATTTTTTATCACAGGAGAAGCAGCGTTTTCTAGAAGAAGTCTCTCTTCGTGAATTTGATAATCCATTTATTGAGAAATACTTTAAGTATTTCATGATTTCTTTCTTAACACCCCTCCTCTATATCATGATGGGATGGCTCAATGGGGATAAGAAAGAATCAAAACAAGAACTACAGACAATCATTAAAACATTTGTATATCACAAATAA